Part of the Sporichthya brevicatena genome, GCCGAATTACAGAACGCTCTCCGTCAGTAATGCCGCACCGTACCCCGGCCGCGCGCGGGAGGGAAGGCCCGCAGTGGAGATGACATCTCCAGGGGGAGGGGCCGGGTTCGGTGGAGATGTCATCTCCAGTGGGAGGGGCCGGGTTCGGTGGAGATGTCATCTCCAGTGGGGGTGACACCCTTTCTGGCGCCGAAAAGGGTGTCACCCCTTTCGGCGGGCGGTCAGTCGCCGAGGAGGATGCGGACGACGTTGGGGTGGGTGTCGGGGTCGTCGGTGCCGGCGCCGATGCCTTCGGCGCGGACGGTCATCGGGGGCTGCGGGCCGAACGAGTCGGCGAGGGTCCGGAGCAGGGCGGCGCCGGTGGGGGTGCAGCTCCCGCGGGGCATCGGGCCGGCCGTCGTCGGGATGTCGCGCAGCACGCGGGTGAGGACGCGGCCGGGCAGCGGCAACGATTCGGGTGGACCCGCGAGGATGCGCGCCCCGACCGCGATCGTCGACACCGTCAGCGACTCCAGCGCGAGATGCTCGAAGCCCGCGCAGACGCCGACGATGTCGGCGAACGAGTCGAGCACCTCGTAGAAGTCGACGTCGTCGACCGCGATGTCGCGTGCCTCCGACTCC contains:
- a CDS encoding LarC family nickel insertion protein; its protein translation is MIGWIDATAGAAGDMLLGALIDVGVPLPVLQAAVDAVAPEPIRLRSERVVRGGVAATKCHVDFAPSDTHRPWASIRARLVAADLADGVRDRALAAFERHARAESEARDIAVDDVDFYEVLDSFADIVGVCAGFEHLALESLTVSTIAVGARILAGPPESLPLPGRVLTRVLRDIPTTAGPMPRGSCTPTGAALLRTLADSFGPQPPMTVRAEGIGAGTDDPDTHPNVVRILLGD